A region from the Malus domestica chromosome 07, GDT2T_hap1 genome encodes:
- the LOC139197589 gene encoding uncharacterized protein: MKSEFRRPSTLMVSWCLLFLFELTLMKTMMPGFSLEAPPNLRTTLPDRPLSATRGRPGAPSSRSSSVEPGPNVRPRRQSCSPSRGRAPNGISHASGSSVPAFSRGHSKVNDNVSPVLMGTKMVERVINMRKLAPPKQEDKHSPHGNHSGKSASSPDSSGFGRSLSKKSLDMAIRHMDIRRSIPGNLRPLMTNIPASSMYSVRSGPARSRTISVSDSPLATSSNASSEVSVNNNGLCLDGSEVEDNGSERGGRSPASVRGR, from the exons ATGAAAAGTGAGTTCAGGAGGCCAAGTACTTTAATGGTGTCATggtgccttctttttctttttgagcTTACCCTGATGAAGACGATGATGCCTGGTTTCTCACTCGAGGCCCCGCCAAATTTAAGGACAACACTTCCTGACAGACCACTTTCAGCCACTAGAGGTAGGCCTGGAGCACCCAGTTCTCGATCATCTTCCGTTGAGCCTGGTCCTAATGTAAGACCAAGACGGCAATCATGCTCTCCTTCAAGAGGACGGGCTCCCAATGGCATTAGTCATGCTAGTGGGAGCTCCGTTCCTGCATTCAGTCGTGGACATTCTAAAGTTAATGACAATGTGAGCCCTGTTTTAATGGGAACAAAAATGGTCGAGAGGGTAATAAATATGCGCAAACTGGCACCACCGAAGCAAGAGGACAAACATTCTCCTCATGGTAACCACTCCGGGAAGTCAGCTTCATCCCCAGACAGCTCAGGCTTTGGTAGATCACTTTCAAAGAAATCCCTTGATATGGCTATACGCCACATG GATATAAGGCGATCCATTCCAGGTAATTTAAGACCGTTGATGACAAATATTCCTGCATCCTCCATGTATAGTGTGAGATCGGGGCCTGCACGAAGCAGAACAATTAGTGTTTCAGATTCTCCTCTTGCCACTAGCAGTAATGCTAGCTCCGAAGTTAGCGTAAACAACAATGGCCTTTGTTTAGACGGGAGTGAAGTAGAAGATAATGGCAGTGAGAGAGGTGGTCGATCTCCTGCCAGTGTGCGCGGTAGGTAA
- the LOC103432951 gene encoding probable LRR receptor-like serine/threonine-protein kinase At3g47570, whose amino-acid sequence MEFSSIHISIWFIFMQPLFLLFLFSSASSHLAGNEVDRLSLLAFKAEIVNDTLGILSSWNESLHFCHWPGITCGRRHQRVTVLNLRSSGMAGHLSPHIGNLSFLRALYLHNNSFSHTIPPEIGRLFRLQRLRLENNSFSGHIPFNISKCSNLQYLDLYGNTLTGELPTEIASLSKLQFLDFGKNNFYGKIPPSFGNLSSLRWLSAYGNNLHGGIPNSLGQLKSLTYFTLAVNYLNGTISPSIYNLSSIKVIKMLQNNLHGTLPPGLGHTIFPNLKTLGFHTNQFTGPLPASLSNASNLSIFSISLNKFTGKVPSLARLSNLYWFELHDNNLGNNEEGDLDFVSSLVNCTNLEVLTIGVNNFGGVLPESISNLSTKLRLIYFSGNQLRGSIPIGVGNLINLEMLRFDANLLAGTVPSSIGKLNKLYNLYLGSNELSGNVPSSLGNLTSLSNLYLQSNQLQGSIPLSLGGCRFMLYLDLSHNNLSGPIPKQIINLPVYLNLSGNQLTESIPMEVGNLQHLVFLDVSENKLSGEIPQSLGSCTSLTTLSLRENLLQGTIPKSLSSLRGIEDFDLSRNNLSGIIPNYLGSFLFLQNLNLSFNDFEGAVPIQGVFKNASAVSVVGNTRLCGGIPHLRLPKCISKQSKHGLSPKLSLIISVSCGVVGLVLVLLLALLYRSRKARALKSTSGSSLGVSLLKLSYGDLLKATDGFSASNLIGAGSFGSVYKGILNQHEERNVAVKVLNFQTSRASRSFIAECETLKSIKHRNLVKLLTTCSSIDFQGNDFKALVYEFMVNGSLDEWLHISAQGVDRPANLPKNLNLTQRVNIAIDVACALDYLHNCSHMPIVHCDIKPSNILLDSDMTACVGDFGLARYLRDASCPSPLHDSSSNVIKGTIGYTPPEYGMGGEVSTYGDVYSYGILLLEMLTGKRPTDDMFNGGMDLHSFVKMALPERVKEICDPLFVQIEEGRSSTDPRSNRGNHAPNDRRKRVVECLTSIARVGVACSVAMPRKRKDMGNVVAELSLIRDVLTGTRMPREYS is encoded by the exons ATGGAGTTCTCAAGTATTCATATTAGCATTTGGTTTATTTTCATGCAACcactctttcttctctttctttttagcTCTGCCTCCTCGCATTTAGCGGGAAACGAGGTGGATAGGCTTTCCTTGCTTGCCTTTAAAGCTGAAATCGTGAACGATACCTTGGGCATCCTTAGCTCTTGGAATGAATCGCTCCACTTCTGTCATTGGCCAGGCATCACTTGTGGCCGCAGACACCAGAGAGTTACAGTGCTCAACCTCCGATCAAGCGGGATGGCAGGCCACCTATCTCCCCACATTGGAAACTTGAGCTTTCTGCGGGCTTTATACCTCCATAACAATAGCTTTAGCCACACCATCCCTCCAGAAATTGGTCGTTTGTTCCGCTTGCAAAGACTACGCCTTGAAAACAACTCCTTCAGTGGTCATATTCCATTCAACATATCAAAGTGCTCTAACCTCCAATACCTTGACTTATATGGCAACACTCTTACTGGCGAACTTCCAACTGAAATTGCCTCATTGTCCAAGCTTCAGTTTCTTGATTTTGGCAAGAACAATTTTTACGGGAAAATCCCACCTTCTTTTGGGAATCTTTCTTCTCTTAGGTGGCTGTCCGCATATGGAAATAATCTGCATGGAGGTATTCCAAATAGCCTTGGCCAATTGAAAAGCTTAACGTATTTTACACTGGCTGTAAATTATTTGAATGGTACCATCTCTCCCTCTATATACAACCTCTCGTCAATTAAAGTCATTAAGATGCTTCAAAACAACCTTCATGGAACTCTTCCTCCTGGCTTGGGCCACACTATATTTCCAAACCTCAAAACCCTTGGTTTCCATACCAACCAATTCACCGGACCACTACCAGCTTCACTCTCCAATGCCTCAAacctttcaatattttctatCTCATTGAATAAGTTTACTGGAAAAGTGCCTAGTCTGGCACGCCTGTCAAATTTGTATTGGTTTGAACTTCATGACAACAATCTTGGAAATAATGAGGAAGGTGACTTGGATTTCGTCTCTTCTCTAGTTAATTGCACCAATTTAGAAGTTTTAACTATCGGcgtcaataattttggaggaGTGCTGCCTGAATCTATCAGCAATCTCTCGACAAAGCTCAGGCTAATATATTTCTCTGGGAATCAGTTACGAGGAAGCATTCCCATCGGGGTTGGAAATCTTATCAACTTGGAGATGCTACGCTTTGATGCAAATTTATTGGCAGGCACTGTACCGAGTTCAATAGGTAAATTGAATAAGCTTTATAACCTATATCTAGGTTCGAATGAATTGTCAGGTAATGTTCCATCATCTCTAggaaatctaacttcattaaGCAATTTGTATCTCCAATCAAACCAGTTACAAGGCAGCATACCACTTAGTCTCGGAGGCTGCAggtttatgttatatttggaTCTTTCCCACAACAATCTTAGCGGTCCAATtccaaaacaaatcatcaatttACCTGTTTACTTGAATCTATCTGGAAACCAACTTACTGAATCCATTCCCATGGAAGTAGGTAACTTACAACATCTTGTTTTCTTGGATGTTTCTGAAAACAAGTTATCTGGTGAGATTCCACAAAGCTTAGGGAGTTGCACAAGTTTGACGACTCTGTCTTTGAGAGAAAATTTATTGCAGGGGACAATTCCTAAATCCTTGAGCTCTTTGAGAGGAATTGAAGATTTTGACCTCTCTCGCAACAACTTGTCTGGCATAATTCCCAACTACTTGGGGAGTTTCCTCTTCTTGCAAAATTTGAACCTTTCATTTAACGATTTTGAAGGTGCAGTACCAATCCAAGGAGTTTTTAAGAATGCAAGTGCGGTATCCGTTGTGGGAAACACACGGCTTTGTGGAGGTATACCTCACTTAAGATTGCCTAAATGCATCTCCAAGCAATCTAAGCACGGGCTATCTCCTAAGCTGAGCTTAATTATCTCAGTTTCCTGTGGGGTTGTCGGCTTGGTCTTAGTGTTGTTACTTGCGCTTCTTTATCGATCAAGAAAAGCTAGAGCGCTTAAGTCAACTTCAGGATCATCACTGGGGGTTTCACTCTTGAAACTGTCCTATGGAGATCTCCTCAAAGCAACTGATGGGTTCTCTGCTTCAAATCTTATTGGTGCTGGAAGTTTCGGGTCGGTGTACAAGGGAATTCTCAATCAGCATGAAGAAAGAAATGTTGCGGTGAAAGTACTCAATTTTCAAACTTCAAGAGCTTCTAGAAGTTTCATAGCTGAATGTGAAACCTTGAAAAGCATTAAGCACCGAAATCTTGTCAAGCTACTGACTACTTGTTCAAGCATTGATTTTCAAGGAAACGATTTCAAAGCTTTGGTGTATGAGTTCATGGTGAATGGAAGCCTAGATGAGTGGCTGCACATATCAGCTCAAGGAGTAGATAGGCCAGCCAATCTGCCAAAGAATCTGAATCTCACTCAAAGAGTTAACATTGCCATCGATGTAGCGTGTGCTCTGGATTATTTGCACAACTGCTCCCACATGCCAATAGTTCATTGTGATATAAAGCCTAGCAACATTTTGTTAGACAGTGACATGACTGCTTGTGTTGGTGATTTCGGTTTAGCAAGGTACCTCCGAGATGCTTCTTGCCCATCACCTTTGCATGATAGCAGTTCCAATGTCATAAAAGGCACCATAGGCTATACTCCCCCAg AGTATGGAATGGGGGGCGAGGTGTCAACATATGGCGACGTGTATAGCTACGGAATACTATTGTTGGAGATGTTAACTGGCAAGAGGCCGACAGATGACATGTTTAACGGTGGTATGGACCTGCATAGTTTTGTTAAGATGGCTCTACCAGAGCGTGTCAAAGAAATATGTGATCCACTATTTGTTCAAATAGAAGAAGGCAGAAGCAGTACTGATCCTAGAAGTAATAGGGGGAATCATGCCCCAAATGATCGAAGAAAAAGGGTTGTGGAGTGCTTGACTTCCATTGCAAGAGTAGGAGTTGCTTGTTCTGTAGCGATGCCGAGAAAGCGAAAAGACATGGGCAATGTGGTAGCTGAATTGAGTCTAATAAGGGATGTGCTAACTGGAACTAGGATGCCTAGAGAGTATTCGTGA